A segment of the Curtobacterium sp. MCSS17_007 genome:
CGAAGAAGGTCTTCCTCACCGGGCTGGTGATCGTCGGCATCGCGGGCGTCGTGCCCGAGGTGCTGACCGGCTTCGGCGGTGCGGTCGCCGCGCGGGTGCTCATCGGGATCGGGACGTCGTCGGCGTACCCGGCGGCCCTCACGACGCTCCGCCAGCACTCCGCCCGGATCGGGAAGCCGACCCCGCCGCTCGTGCTCGGGGCGCTGTCGATCACCTCGCTCGTCTCCGCCGCGGCAGGCCCTCCCCTCGGCGGCGTGCTCATCGCGGCGTTCGGGTGGCACGCGATCTTCCTGGTGAACGTCCCGCTCGCTGTGTTCGGCATCGTCGTCGCCGCGATGTGGCTGCCGTCGGACCGGCTCCGACCGCGGGACGCCGAGCAGCTGCCGGTCCGCACGGCCCTGGACCCGCTCGGCATGGTGCTCATGACCGGCACGGTGTCGGCGCTGCTGGTGTTCCTGCTCGACCTCGGCGCCGGACTCTGGTGGCTGCTCGCGGTCGCCGTCGTGCTGCTCGTGGCGCTCGTGCTGTGGGAGCTGCGCGCGACGAAGCCCTTCGTCGACGTGCGGCTGCTCGTCCGGAACGGCGCCCTGTCGCGCACCTACGCCCGGCTGTTCCTGACCTACCTGCTCGCGTACACGATGACGTACGGGTTCTCGCAGTGGGTGCAGGACGTCGCGGGCTACCCGAGCGACGTCGCCGGGTACCTGCAGCTCCCGGCAGCCGTCGTCGCCGGGGTGGTGTCGTTCCTGGTCGCCCGACGCACCGCCGTCCGTCGACCGCTCGTCGTCGCAGCGCTCGTCCCCCTGGTCGGTGCCGGGCTCCTGCTCCTGCTGCACGCCGGGTCGCCGCTCGCACTCCTGCTCGTCGTGCCGGCGCTGTTCGGGGTGCCGCAGGCGCTGGCGTCCGTGTCGAACCAGGCGGCGCTCTACAGGGTGGTGCCCGCGGAGTACATCGGCACCGCGGCCGGGCTGTCCCGGACGAGCATCTACATCGGCGCGATCGCGGCGTCCTCGTTGATCGGCGGGGTGTTCGGGCAGGCCCCGACCACGCCGGACCTGCACGTGCTCGCGTGGGTGATGCTCGGGGTCGGCGTGCTCCTGTCCGTCTTGACGCTCGCCGACCGCGCGCTCGCCCGGGCGGACGCGCGCTGACGGGAGCCGCCTGACCGGCGCACCACGCGCCTCCAGACCGGTTCTCCACAGGTGGCCTGGGCCCGCGGCAACGCGCGTGACCGGCCCGGTACCCTGAACCCGTGACCGACCCGACCCCCACGCACTGGACCCTCACGCTCGTCTGCGACGACCAGCCCGGGATCGTGCACGCCGTGTCCGGAGCCGTCGTCGCTGCGCAGGGCAACATCACCGAGTCGCAGCAGTTCTCGAGCGCCGACACGAACTCCTTCTTCATGCGCCTGCAGGTGATGGCGCCCGTCGACCGCGCGACCTTCGAACAGGCACTCGCCCCGGTCGTCGAGCGCTACGACGCCCGGGTGCAGCTCGACGTCGTCGGACGCCCCCTGCGCACCCTCGTGCTCGTGTCGAAGGCGGGCCACTGCCTCAACGACCTGCTGTACCGGCAGCGCGGCGGACAGCTCCCCATCGAGGTCCCGCTCGTGCTCTCGAACCACGCCGACCTGTCCGGGCTGGCCTCGTTCTACTCCGTGCCGTTCGAGCACCGCCCCGTCACCGACGCGGACTCGAAGCGGGCGATGGAGCAGCGCATCCTCGAGGCCGTCGAGGAGCACGACATCGAGCTCGTCGTCCTCGCCCGCTACATGCAGATCCTGTCGCCGGAGCTCTGCACCGCGCTCGAGGGCCGCGCGGTCAACATCCACCACTCGTTCCTGCCCGGCTTCAAGGGCGCGAACCCCTACCGACAGGCGCACGCCCGCGGCGTGAAGCTCATCGGAGCGACCGCGCACTTCGTGACGAGCGACCTCGACGAGGGCCCGATCATCGAGCAGAACGTCGTCCGGGTGGACCACACGAAGGAGCCGTCCGAGCTGGTCTCGATCGGGCAGGACGAGGAGTCCCGGACGCTGACGCAGGCGGTGCGCTGGATCGCGGAGGACCGCGTCCTGCTCGACGGCGCCCGCACCATCATCTTCAGGTAGGCAGCCGCATGACGAACGCACCGCAGAGTCCCGTCGACTGGAACGACGTGCCGCCGCCCTCGGATGCGGCTCCGGCCCGTCGCCGCGTCTCCGGGTGGACCGTGTTGCGCGTGTTCGTGTGCGCGTTCGGCCTGCTGTCGCTGGCGTACTGGGGCTACCTCTCGTGGCCGTTCCCGTTCCCGGGCGTGCTGTTCATGGTCGGGGCACCGCTGTTCGCCGCGGTCGTGTGGTTCCTCTTCCGCTCGCCGCGGTCGCCGATCGACACCGACGTCGTCGGCAAGGTCATCGTCGAGACCGCGCTCGTCATCGCCGCCGGCGCCACCTGGATCTCGCTCGGGCACCCGGTGGTCGGGTTGGTCTTCGTGCTGGTCGCGGCGCTCTCCGTGGTGGTCGCGTTCCGGCGGGAGACGGTGTGAGCAGCGGCCTGGAGGCGCGGCGCACCCTGGTCCGCGCCGGCCGCCTCGTCGACACGGCCGGCGTGGTCGACGACGGCTGGGTCCTGCTCTCGGGTGGGGTGATCGAGGCGGTCGGCTCGGGTGCCGGCCTGCCGGACACCGCTTCGGGCGCCGAGGTCGTCGACCTCGGCGACGCCGTCCTGACCCCCGGCTTCATCGACCTGCACGGACACGGCGGGGGCGGTGCCGCCTACGAGGACGACTCCTTCGACGCCGCCCTCGCGGTGCACCGGGCGCACGGGACGACCCGGTCGGTCCTGTCCCTCGTCGCGAACCCCGTGCCGTCGCTCGCCGCGTCGCTCGACCGCATCCGCACCATCGCCGCGACCGATCCGCTCGTGCTCGGGGCGCACCTCGAGGGCCCGTTCCTCTCGCCGCACAACAAGGGCGCGCACGAGGAGTCCCACCTGATCGGTCCGACACCCGCGACCGTGGACGCCCTGCTCGGTGCCGGCGCCGGGATCCTGCGGCAGGTCACCATCGCGCCCGAGCTGCCGGGAGCGCTCGACGCCGTGCGCCGCTTCGTCGACGCCGGGGTCGTGGTCGCGGTCGGCCACACCGTCTGCTCGTACGACCAGGCCCGCGCGGCCTTCGACGCGGGGGCGACGGTGCTCACCCACGCGTGCAACGCCATGCCCGGGCTGCACCACCGGGCGCCGGGGCCCCTCGGCGCCGCCCTCGAGGACGACCGGGTGACGCTCGAGCTCATCCTCGACGGCGTGCACGTGCACCCCGCCGTCGCCCGGGTGCTGCTCCGGTCGGCTCCCGGTCGCGTCGCGCTCATCACCGACGCGATGGGTGCCGCCGGGGCCCCGGACGGCTCCTACATGCTCGGGTCGCTCGCGGTGGACGTGGTGGACGGCGTCGCCCGGGTCGCGGGGACGGACACCATCGCCGGCTCGACGCTCACGCAGGACGCGGCGCTGCGGCTCGCGGTCTCCGCCGCAGGGGCCACGCTGCCCGAGGCGGTCGCGGCGCTGACGAGCGTCCCCGCGGCGGCGCTGGGGCTCAGCGACCGCCTGGGTCGGATCGCGCCCGGGTACGCAGCCGACCTCGTGGCGCTCTCCCCCGCGCTCGAGGTGCAGCGGGTGTGGGGCGCGGGCGTCCCGCTGCAGTGAGCTCGCCCCGCGCGTCCGGGCGCTGTCCGAGGAGCTGCTCGACATGACGGTGAGGTGACCGTCGGCCGCGGCAGTGCCAGGCTGGGCGCATGAGCGTCATGGTCTCGGTCTTCGATGCACAACGGACCCGCACGAGCGAGAAGTACACGGCGTACCCGTCCGAGGTGCTGCCGATGTTCGTCGCCGAGATGGACTCGGTCCCCGCCGAGCCGGTGCGCGAGGCCCTCGAGCGCGCGGTCCGGAACGGCGACACCGGGTACGTCGGGCACACCCGCGTGCTGCCCGAGGTGTTCGCCGACTTCGCCGACCGCCGGTGGGGGTGGGACGTCGACCCCGACCTCGTCCGGACCACCACCGACGTGTCGGTCGCGGCGGTCGAGGTGCTCCGTCGCATCATCGACCCCGGCGACCAGGTCGTCCTCATGCCGCCCGTCTACCCACCGTTCTGGGAGTACGTCCGCGAGGCCGGCGGTGCCGTCACCGAGGTCCCGCTGCTCACCCCGGACGGAGCGCCCGACCCGTTCGACACCACCGCCGGGTGGCGGATGGACCTCGCCGGGATCGAGCGCGCCTTCGCCGAGGGCGCTCGAACGGTGCTGCTCTGCAACCCGCACAACCCCCTCGGGCTCGTGCACGCCCGCGAGGACCTCGTGGCGCTCGCACGGCTCGCCGCGGAGTGGGACGCCGTCGTCGTGTCGGACGAGATCCACGCGCCGCTCGTGCACGCCGACGCGGTGTTCACCCCGTTCCTCGACTGCGGGCCGGAGGCCGTGGAGCACGGTGTCGCCCTGACGAGCGCGAGCAAGGCGTGGAACCTGGCGGGGACGAAGTGCGCCCTGATGGTCGGCGCGTCCGAGCGGGCACGCGGCTGGTTCGACGGACTGCCCGTCGAGGTCGTCGAGCGCACCGGGATCCTCGGTTACACCGCGAGCGTGGCCGCCTTCCGCGACGGGGAGCCGTGGCTCGCGTCCCTGCTCGCCGAGCTGGCCGGCAACCGCCGCGTCCTCGCCGAGGAGCTCGGCAGGGCCCTGCCCGGCGCGGGGTACCGGCAGCCGCAGGCCTCCTACCTGGCCTGGCTCGACCTCCGCGCACTGCCGTGGGGCGACGACCCCGCCCTGCAGCTGGTGGACGCGGCGAAGGTCGCGCTGACGAACGGGCGCGACTTCGGGCGGCCGGGCATCGGCCACGCACGGCTCAACTTCGGGTGCTCCGAGGAGACCCTGCGCGAGGGGCTGGCGCGCCTGGCGTCAGCCCGCTGACGCGGTCCGGCGGTCACTCGAAGCGCTGCCACTCCGGCTTGTTCGCGTACGTGTAGCGGTAGTAGTCGGCCAGGCGCAGCCCGGCGGCCGCCTCCTCGTCCACCACGACGGTCGCGTGCTCGTGCAGCTGCAGCGCCGACCCGGGCACGAAGGACGACAGCGGCCCCTCGACCGCGGCCGCCACGGCATCGGCCTTCGCGGAGCCCTGCGCGACGAGGACGAGCTCGCGCGCCTCGAGGATCGTGCCGAGCCCCTGCGTCATGCAGTGCGTCGGCACGTCGTCGAGCGAGTCGAAGAAGCGGGCGTTGGCCTCGCGCGTGGACGGCGCGAGCGTCTTGATGCGCGTGCGGGACGCGAACGACGACGTCGGCTCGTTGAACCCGATGTGCCCGTTCGCCCCGATGCCGAGGATCTGCACGTCGACCCCGCCGGCGGCCCGGATCGCGGCGTCGTACTCCTTCGCCGCGAACGCCAGGTCCCCGGCTCGGCCGTCCGGCACACGGACACGCGACGGATCGAAGCCGAGCGGCTCGACGACGTCGCGGGCGATGACCGAGGCGTAGGACTCCGGGTGCTCGAGCGGGATCCCGACGTACTCGTCGAGGGCGAATCCACGGGCGGCGGCGAACGACACCTCGCCCGCATCGACCCGGCGGCGCAGGTCGGCGTAGATGCCCTGCGGGCTCGAGCCGGTGGCGAGGCCCACGACGGCGGACGGCTTCTCGGCGACGACCGAGGCGATCTTGGCGGCGGCGACGCGTCCGACCTCGGCCGGCGTCGGCAGGATGATGATCTCCACCCTGTCACCATACTGGTCATGACCAGTCCCCGACAGGGGCGGTCGGTAGCGTTGGTGCATGCCGACCCCTGACTTCGTCCTGGCCCTCCGCGAGAAGGTCGGGACCGACCCGCTCTGGATGACGGGCATCACCGCGGTGGTCACCCGCGGCGAGGGCCCGGACCGCGAGCTGCTCGTCGTCCGTCGCGCCGACAACGGTGCGCTGACGCCGGTGACCGGCATCGTCGACCCGGGCGAGGAACCCGCCGTCGCCGCCGAGCGCGAGGTGCTCGAGGAGGCCGACGTCGTCGCGGTCACCGAACGGCTGACGTGGGTGCACGTCCTGCCCGAGATGACGTACCCGAACGGCGACCGGGCGCAGTACCTCGACCTCGTGTTCGCCTGCCGGTACGTGTCCGGCACGCCTGCTCCCGCGGACGGCGAGAACACCGAGGCGTTCTGGGCGCGGCTCGACGACCTGCCGGACATGTCCGCCGACATGCTGGCACGGGTCCGGGCGGGCCTGTCCGACGAGCCGGCCGCGCGCTTCGAGCGCTGACCCGCCGCCGGTCTGGAGGCACGGTGCGGGCCCGCCCCGCGCCTCCCGTCCGGAACCGGGTCGCCGTCACTCCCGCGGAAGCGACAGATCGCCGCCGACGGTTCCCGGCATGCTGTCGCTTCCGCGGACCTCTTCGGGGAGGAAAGCGGGAGTCGCGCCGCTACGCGAGCGGGGCGACAGCGACCGGGGCGCCGAGCAGCCGCAGGGCCACGGCGTCACCCGCCGTGCGGCGGTCGCCGACCTCGTGCTGCACCGTCACGACCGTGTCGTCGTCGAGCCGGACCGTCGTGCGGCGGATCGACCCGAGGAAGCTCGAGGCCACGACGGTACCGGTGACGCCCTCCGCGGCGAAGGCAACGTCCTCCGGGCGGACGTGGGCGATCACCGGGCCGTCGGGCGTCCCGGCGTCGAGGGCGGGCACGCGGAAGCCGTACACGAACACGTCACCGTCGCGCAGGTCACCGCGGAGACGGTTCGACTGGCCGACGAAGTCCGCCGTGAAGGCCGAGACCGGGCGGCGGTAGAGCTCCTCGGGCGTGCCGACCTGCTCGATGTCGCCGGCGTTCATCACCGCGATGCGGTCGGAGACGGCGAGGGCTTCCTCCTGGTCGTGGGTCACGAACACGGTCGTGATGCCGAGGTCGCTCTGGATCCGGCGGATCTCGTCGCGCAGGGACACCCGCACCTTCGCATCGAGCGCCGAGAGGGGCTCGTCGAGCAGCAGCACACGGGGCCGTGTCACGAGCGCGCGGGCGAGGGCGACACGCTGCTGCTGGCCTCCCGAGAGCTGGTGCGGGAACCGATCGGCGAAGTCCGCGAGGTGCACCATGTCGAGCGCCTCGATGACGCGCTCGCGCCGGGCGGCCGCGGGGACCTTCCGCATCTCGAGGCCGAACGAGACGTTCTGCCGCACGGTCATGTGCGGGAACAGCGAGTACTGCTGGAACACCATGCCGATGTCCCGCTTCTCGACCGGCACCGATGCGACGTCCGTCCCGTCGATGCGGATCGCGCCGCCGTCGATCGCCTCGAGGCCGGCGAGGGCACGGAGCGCGGTGGTCTTGCCGCAGCCCGACGGCCCGAGCAGCGAGACGAACTCGCCCGGTTCGATGCGGAGCGACAGGCCGGCGAGCGCGCGGTGGGAGCCGTAGTGCTTCTCGACGGCCTCGAGCTCCACGGCCGCGCCCTCGGTGGACAGCGACGCCGGGGCGACGGGGGCGGTGACGGTCATGCGGACTCCTTGGTGGTGCGCCGGCGGGACGCCCCGACCCGGCCGATGACGACGAGCAGCAGGAACCCGAACAGCAGCGCGGCGAGCGAGAAGATCGCAGCCACGTAGGGGTCGGTCTGCTGCACGAGCACCAGCGCGGTCTGGAACGTCGTGCGGGACAGGAACGAGGCGAGGGTGTACTCGCCGAGGACGACCGTGATGGTCAGGAAGCACGCGGCGGTGATGCCGCGGCGGAGGTTCGGCAGCAGGATCCGCCACGTGACCGTCCACCACGACGCGCCGAGGGAGCGGGCGGCCTCGGCGAGCACGGCGACGTCGATCGCGGTCAGCGCCGCGGCGATCGGGCGGAACGCGAACGGCAGCGAGACGATGCCGATCGCGAAGGCGAGGGTCCAGGCGCCCGACCCGAAGACCTGCGCCACCACCTGGTACACGGGGATGAAGCCGACGACGAGCACCACGACGGGCACGGTGATCGGCACCAGGCAGACGAACTCGAGCACGCGGCGCAGGCGGGGGTAGCGGAGCGCGGTGACGATCTGCGCGGGCAGGAGGACGAGCAGCACGATGGCGACGGTGATCACGGCGATGAGCAGGGACGCACCGAGGCCGTCGAACACCGGTCGGTAGGTGAACGCGTTCGCCGGGTCGACGATCGCGGCGTAGTGGTCGAGGGTGAGCGCGCCGTCAGTGCCCTGCCGGAACGTGAACTGGGCCAGGGCGACCAGTGGCACGGCGAAGACGAGTCCGACCAGGGCGAGCACGACGACGGCGGTGACCCGTGACGGGGCGACGCCGAAGCGGCCGACGCGGGTCGGGCCTCCAGGACGGGGCGTGGCGGTCACGGGGCGGACCGACGGGACGGCGGTCACCGCTGCCACCGCGCGGCACGACGCTGGAGCAGCGAGTAGGCGCCCATCACGGCCGCCATGACGACCACCATGCCGAGGGCGAGGACACCGGCGACGTTCTGCAGCCCGATGAGCGTCTCGCTCGTGAGCTGCGCGCGGATCGTCAGCGGGACGATGCCGCCCTGCGAGATGAGGGCCGCCGCCGTGGCGAACGACGAGAACGCGTTCGCGAAGAGCAGGAGCAGCGACCCCCAGAACGCCGGTGCCAGCACGGGCAGGGCGATGCGGCGCCAGTAGGTCGCGCGCGAGGCGCCGAGGGTGGCGGCGGCCTCGCCCCACTGGGACCGGACGCCCTCGAGGGCGGGCATGAACGTGAGGACCATGAGCGGCACCTGGAAGTAGACGTAGGGGATGACGAGGCCGGGCACCGTGTAGAGGAAGGCGCCGTCCGCGTTGAGGTCGACGTGGAACGTCGAGACGAGCCACGTGGTGACGAGCCCCTGCACGCCGATCGTGGCGATGAACGCGAACGCGAGCATCACGCCGCCGAACTGCGCGAGGACGCTGGCTGCCGAGTCGATCATCGAACGGACGAGTCCGTCCGGCCGGAGCGCCGAGAGCGCCCAGCAGACGAGGGCTCCGACGACGGCGCCGATCACGGCCGAGACCGCGGAGAGGCCGAACGAGCCACCGAAGGCGCGGAGGACGGACGGGTCGCCGAAGGCCGCGAGGTTCGCGAGGGTGACGGCACCGTCACCGGTGGTGAACCCGCTGCCGACGGCGATCACGGCCGGGACGGCCAGGAACAGCAGGACGTAGGCGGCGAACGGGGTGAGGCCGAGCCAGGCGAGACCCGGGCGGCGGCGAGCACGGGTCCCGGCGCCACGGGTGGCTGCATCGGCGCCGGACGGCTCGACGGAGGCCGGTGCCGCGCTGGTGGCGGCGGCGACCGGCGCCGCCGTGCCCGCGCCCGGGGCGAACGCGCTGCCGCCCGGCGCCGATGCGGTCGTCATGCTGCTCAGGACCCCATCGTGGCGGACCACTTCGCGGCGAGGACCTTCGCGGCGTCGGCCACCTGCGCGTCGGTCAGCTCGACGTAGTCCTTCGGCATCCCGCCCGCAGCCTCGAGCGCGTCCTCGTCGACCTTGCCGGACTGCTGGAGCGCGGCGAGGGTCGACGGGAAGGCGCCTGCCTGCAGGTAGAGGTTCTGCGCGTCCGGGCTGGCGATGTACTCCTGCCACAGGCGGGCCGCCGCGGGGTGCGGGGCGTCCTTGCTGATCGCCTGCGAGTAGTACGAGCCGAGCGCCTGTCCCTCGGGGACGACCGTCTTCCAGTTCTTGTTCCCCGACGCACCGGCAGCCGGACCCCACGCGAGGTTGTTGTACGACCACTGGATCACGACCGGGGTCTCCCCCGAGGCGACCGTCGCCTGCGACGGCAGGACGTTCTGGAAGTTGCCGGCCTGCTTGAGCTTGCCGAAGTACTCGACGCCCTTGCTGATGTCATCGGCCGAGCCGCCGTTCTCGAGCGCGGCGAGGTACACCGCCGAAGCGGCCTGGTTCGCCTGCGTCGGGTCGCCCGCGATCGAGACCTTGCCCTTGTACTCGCTGCCGAGCAGGTCGTCCAGGTCCTTCGGGGCGTCCGTGATCTTCGAGGAGTCGTACCCGATCGACATGAGGCCCGTGTAGTCACGCGTCCACTTGCCGTCCTTGTCCTTCAGCGTCTCCGGGATGTCCGACCAGTTCGCCACCTTGTAGTCGGTGAGCAGGTCGAGGTTCTGCTGCATCACCGCGTTGCCGAGGTCGAGCACGTCGGGTGCCGTCGACTGGCCCTTCTGCGACTTCACCGCGGCGACCTCGTCGGCGCTCGAACCGTTCGGGTTCGCCGAGTTGACCTTGATGTCGTACTTCTGCTCGAAGCCGTCGATGATCTTGCCGTAGTTCGCCCAGGTCGGCGGCAGCGCGATCACGTTGAGCTGTCCCTCGGCCTTCGCGGCCTCGACGAGGGCGTCCATGCCGCCGGCGGACTCGGCGCTCGTGGCGGTCTTCCAGTCGGCGTCGCTCGACGTCGACGCGCTGCTCGTGGCCGAGCAACCGGCCAGGGTGACGACTGCTGCTGCGGCCAGGGCGATGCCGGCCAGGGTGCGGGTGTGCTGCACGGGGTGTGCCTTCCGGGTGCTGTGGGGGTTCGGGTGTCCGGGGGTCCGGTTCGGCACGATCGTGGACGCGCCCGGTTTCGGGGTCGTGCTGCGGCGGTGAACGGTGGCGGAACAGCGGGTGCGGCTGTACGGTTTCGCTGCCGGGGACCGTCCCCGGTGAGGGTCGGTCGCGGCGGGCTCGACGTCCGCTCGCGCGGTGCGCTCGACTGGTACGACGCGGGGTCGCGTCGGCCGCGCGGGGCGGTCACGACCGCGGACAGCCGGGAGGCACGGGTGCAGTTCACGACGACGGTCCTGCAGGCGAGGAAGACGGCCACCGGACTGCCCGTCCCGGAGGACGTCATCGACGCGCTCGGCTCCGGGAAGCGTCCCGCCGTGGTCGTCACGATCGACGGCGGGTACTCCTACCGGTCCACGGTCGGGGTGATGGGCGGACAGTTCCTGGTTCCGCTGTCCGAGGCGCACCGGACGGCCGCGGGCATCGCCGCCGGGGACACCGTCGAGGTCGCGCTCGAGGTCGACACCCTGCCGCGGACCGTCGAGCTGCCGACGGACCTGGCGTCGGCGTTCGAGGCGGCCGGGGTCAGCGCGGCCTACGAGACCCTGTCGGCGTCACGGCAGCGGGCGCTCGTGGACCCGGTGCTCGCGGCGAAGGCACCGGAGACGCGACAGCGCCGGGTCGAGAAGGCCGTGGAGGCGTTGCGGGGGTAGGAGCTGTTGCGCGTAGGCAGTCGTTCCGCGCGTAGGGGACTGTTCCGCGCATAGGCAGTCGTCCCGCGCATAGGGCGCAGGAAGTTCCAGCTTCCCATGCGCGATCGAGCTTCCCAGGGCACGTGCGATGGGCTCGAACGGCGCCGGATCAGCGACCGAGTTCGACCAATACCTTGGGAATCTCAGCGAGGAGCTCATTCGCCAGGTAGCCGAGTGGTCCGACCTGCACCGCGAGCCGGTCTCCCGCGGTGGCGTGCACGGAGGATGCCCATGCTGCCGCCTGTGCTGGTTCGGCCCCGCGTGCGAGCAGCCCGACGACCACGCCTGAGAGCACGTCGCCACTGCCGCTCGTGCCGAGCCCGCCCGCACCCGTCCCCTTGAGCCAGGTGCGGCCGTCGGGTGCTGCGATCACGTCGGACAAGGCGACGACCGCGCCGAAGCGCTGGGCGATCGCGAGCGCATCGGCGGCGTCGTCGTCGCCGCACGTCCGACCGAGCAGACGCTCGGCCTCACCGCTGTTGGGGGTCATAACGAGGCGTCCTCGGAGCGGCTGCAGCTCGTCGAGGACGTCGGCAGCCACCCCCAGGGCGAAGGCGTCGAGCACCACGAGGGTCTCGTCGCCGACGACGTCGGCGATACCCGCCACGAGCGCTCGCGTGCCGTCGGGCTCATCGAGCCCGGGGCCGATCAGGACTGCGTCAGCGCCACCGGCGTCATCAGCGATCGCGTCGATCGCGCCGACCGCGATGTGTCCGGACTCGTCCTCGGCGAGCGGAGCCACGCCTGACTCGGGGACGGCGACCGCCACCTCGGTGGCGACGCTCTCGGCGACCGCGAGGGTGAGTCGTCCCGCGCCGACCCGAAGCGCGGCGAGCGCCGACAGCATGGCAGCACCCGGCGTACGAGCGGCGCCGCCGACGACGAGAACCTCGCCGCGTCCGTACTTGCCCGCACCTGGTTCGGGCAGCGGCCAGTCACGCAGGAAGTTCGGGGTGAGCTGTTCAGTCGACACGGACGTCGTCCTTCCGGCCGCTGTGCTCGGTGACCTCGTCGTCGTCGAGGTGTCCCACGGCGGAGAACTCCTCGAGGGTCCACGACGCACCAGGTTCGTCGCGGTGCAGGCGTGTGAGCGACGCGTTCGCGACGGTGTGGTCCTCGGCGAAGGCCATGAGTGCGTGCTCGTCGAGGTCGAGGCAGACAGCGACGGCGAGCATCACGACCGCGTCATGTGCGGCGATGAGCAGCCGGTCGGTTCCTTCGAGGCGGTCGACGTCGGCCATCACGCTGCGCAGCCGGAGCATCACGTCCGCCCACGACTCCCCGCCGGCGGGCCGGTGGTAGTACTTGCCGAGCCACTGCCGTCGGCGTTCCTCGTCCGGGTACCGGTTCCGCACGCCCTGCCGGGTGAGGAGGTCGAGGACGCCGAGCTCACGATCGCGCAGCCGTTCATCGACGCGCCTCGGCGGCTCGGTCAGCCCGCCCGCCTCGAGCGCGATGCCGATCGTCTGCTGCGCACGCCGGTAGGGGGACACCCACAGCGCGACGGCCACGTCGTCGACCCCGCGGTCCGCGAGCTCCTGCCCCAGCGCTCGGGACTGTTCCTCGCCCAACGGACTGAGTGGGACGTCCGCGTCGCGGTGGTCGACCTCGATGACATCTGCTCCCGCGGCGTCAGCTCGGGCCGCGGCGATGTTCGCGGTGGACTCGCCGTGCCGCACGAGCCAGATCTCGGTGACTGCCATGTCGCCGACGCTAGCCACGGCCCGCTGAGCCGCTTCCCGGCCGGTTGCACGCGGTCGAGGACGCCCTGGTCAGGTGGTGAGGTCGCGAGCGCTCCGCACCGGACGGGCTCGGCTGGGGAGCCCGGCGGTCCGCAACCGCAGCGAGAGCGCGTCGAGGTCCCACAGGTCCCGCCACTCGAGACGGACGATCACACGGACGGCCGGCACCGAGTTCAACCGCTCGTGGCGGCGTTTCTCGTCGACGATGACCTGCGCTGCGGTCCGTCCGTTCCGGTACCGCTCTTGCGCGTACTTCGCGCGACCGTCGATCTCGACGATCACGCCTTGCTCCGGGAACCAGAAGTCCACCTCGTAGCGATGCCCTCCCACGTCGAACCGCTGCTGCAGGACGGGAGCAGGCAGCCCGAGCTCCCAGAACACCACGCGGGCGAGCGACTCCGCGGGTGACCCGGA
Coding sequences within it:
- a CDS encoding ABC transporter substrate-binding protein; amino-acid sequence: MQHTRTLAGIALAAAAVVTLAGCSATSSASTSSDADWKTATSAESAGGMDALVEAAKAEGQLNVIALPPTWANYGKIIDGFEQKYDIKVNSANPNGSSADEVAAVKSQKGQSTAPDVLDLGNAVMQQNLDLLTDYKVANWSDIPETLKDKDGKWTRDYTGLMSIGYDSSKITDAPKDLDDLLGSEYKGKVSIAGDPTQANQAASAVYLAALENGGSADDISKGVEYFGKLKQAGNFQNVLPSQATVASGETPVVIQWSYNNLAWGPAAGASGNKNWKTVVPEGQALGSYYSQAISKDAPHPAAARLWQEYIASPDAQNLYLQAGAFPSTLAALQQSGKVDEDALEAAGGMPKDYVELTDAQVADAAKVLAAKWSATMGS
- a CDS encoding ABC transporter permease subunit — translated: MTTASAPGGSAFAPGAGTAAPVAAATSAAPASVEPSGADAATRGAGTRARRRPGLAWLGLTPFAAYVLLFLAVPAVIAVGSGFTTGDGAVTLANLAAFGDPSVLRAFGGSFGLSAVSAVIGAVVGALVCWALSALRPDGLVRSMIDSAASVLAQFGGVMLAFAFIATIGVQGLVTTWLVSTFHVDLNADGAFLYTVPGLVIPYVYFQVPLMVLTFMPALEGVRSQWGEAAATLGASRATYWRRIALPVLAPAFWGSLLLLFANAFSSFATAAALISQGGIVPLTIRAQLTSETLIGLQNVAGVLALGMVVVMAAVMGAYSLLQRRAARWQR
- a CDS encoding ABC transporter ATP-binding protein, which codes for MTVTAPVAPASLSTEGAAVELEAVEKHYGSHRALAGLSLRIEPGEFVSLLGPSGCGKTTALRALAGLEAIDGGAIRIDGTDVASVPVEKRDIGMVFQQYSLFPHMTVRQNVSFGLEMRKVPAAARRERVIEALDMVHLADFADRFPHQLSGGQQQRVALARALVTRPRVLLLDEPLSALDAKVRVSLRDEIRRIQSDLGITTVFVTHDQEEALAVSDRIAVMNAGDIEQVGTPEELYRRPVSAFTADFVGQSNRLRGDLRDGDVFVYGFRVPALDAGTPDGPVIAHVRPEDVAFAAEGVTGTVVASSFLGSIRRTTVRLDDDTVVTVQHEVGDRRTAGDAVALRLLGAPVAVAPLA
- a CDS encoding ABC transporter permease subunit, yielding MTATPRPGGPTRVGRFGVAPSRVTAVVVLALVGLVFAVPLVALAQFTFRQGTDGALTLDHYAAIVDPANAFTYRPVFDGLGASLLIAVITVAIVLLVLLPAQIVTALRYPRLRRVLEFVCLVPITVPVVVLVVGFIPVYQVVAQVFGSGAWTLAFAIGIVSLPFAFRPIAAALTAIDVAVLAEAARSLGASWWTVTWRILLPNLRRGITAACFLTITVVLGEYTLASFLSRTTFQTALVLVQQTDPYVAAIFSLAALLFGFLLLVVIGRVGASRRRTTKESA
- a CDS encoding YdeI/OmpD-associated family protein codes for the protein MRVGRGGLDVRSRGALDWYDAGSRRPRGAVTTADSREARVQFTTTVLQARKTATGLPVPEDVIDALGSGKRPAVVVTIDGGYSYRSTVGVMGGQFLVPLSEAHRTAAGIAAGDTVEVALEVDTLPRTVELPTDLASAFEAAGVSAAYETLSASRQRALVDPVLAAKAPETRQRRVEKAVEALRG
- a CDS encoding NAD(P)H-hydrate dehydratase, giving the protein MSTEQLTPNFLRDWPLPEPGAGKYGRGEVLVVGGAARTPGAAMLSALAALRVGAGRLTLAVAESVATEVAVAVPESGVAPLAEDESGHIAVGAIDAIADDAGGADAVLIGPGLDEPDGTRALVAGIADVVGDETLVVLDAFALGVAADVLDELQPLRGRLVMTPNSGEAERLLGRTCGDDDAADALAIAQRFGAVVALSDVIAAPDGRTWLKGTGAGGLGTSGSGDVLSGVVVGLLARGAEPAQAAAWASSVHATAGDRLAVQVGPLGYLANELLAEIPKVLVELGR
- a CDS encoding histidine phosphatase family protein; protein product: MAVTEIWLVRHGESTANIAAARADAAGADVIEVDHRDADVPLSPLGEEQSRALGQELADRGVDDVAVALWVSPYRRAQQTIGIALEAGGLTEPPRRVDERLRDRELGVLDLLTRQGVRNRYPDEERRRQWLGKYYHRPAGGESWADVMLRLRSVMADVDRLEGTDRLLIAAHDAVVMLAVAVCLDLDEHALMAFAEDHTVANASLTRLHRDEPGASWTLEEFSAVGHLDDDEVTEHSGRKDDVRVD